One window of the Anaeromyxobacter dehalogenans 2CP-C genome contains the following:
- a CDS encoding SixA phosphatase family protein: MPPIRVYLVRHARAEASAGDDDARRLTPEGREGFAALVARLRARLAIRGVLASPLVRARETAGLLAAAARAPVEEDPRLAAGACGGAELLALARAAGDGAALVGHNPEVAEAVALAAGRGLEVRPGTIAAVDLGPASAALAWLEAP, encoded by the coding sequence ATGCCGCCCATCCGCGTCTACCTCGTCCGCCACGCCAGGGCGGAGGCGAGCGCCGGCGACGACGACGCCCGCCGGCTGACGCCCGAGGGGCGCGAGGGGTTCGCCGCGCTGGTGGCGCGCCTGCGCGCGCGGCTCGCGATCCGCGGCGTGCTCGCCTCCCCGCTCGTCCGCGCCCGCGAGACCGCCGGCCTGCTCGCGGCGGCGGCGCGCGCGCCGGTCGAGGAGGACCCGCGGCTCGCCGCCGGCGCCTGCGGCGGCGCGGAGCTGCTGGCGCTGGCGCGCGCGGCCGGCGACGGCGCCGCGCTGGTGGGCCACAACCCCGAGGTCGCCGAGGCGGTGGCGCTCGCCGCCGGGCGTGGCCTGGAGGTGCGGCCCGGGACCATCGCCGCGGTGGACCTCGGCCCGGCCTCCGCCGCGCTGGCCTGGCTCGAGGCGCCCTGA
- a CDS encoding malto-oligosyltrehalose synthase, protein MGAENGAGAANAAKVEELLGALAEALARGEGVTPRPASTYRLQLHPGFGFDAAAALVPYLDALGVSDLYLSPVLASAPGSTHGYDVVDHARLDPELGGEEGYARLAAACRARGMGILLDYVPNHMGIGPWNAWWMDLLENGPSSVHAPAFDVDWTPLKSELANKVLVPVLGDQFGRVLERGELRLARDGGALAIRYFDHAFPVAPRSVPLVLRHGIERLREALGPEDPSLQELESICTALDKLAPRSETRPEAVAERAREKEVAKRRLAALYDASPAVRAFVDENVAAFNGTPGDPRSFDLLQRLLDAQAYRLAFWRVAGEEINYRRFFDVNALAALRMEEPRVFAEAHRRVLALLRDGDATGLRIDHPDGLYAPAAYFRRLQACYLAERARALARARGTALENGAEALLLERIFAALEGGGLPARPLYVVAEKVLAAGERLPEGWDVDGTTGYEFLAAVNGLFVDPAAQRAFDALYARVAGGRQDYRRTVEEKKRLVMSSSMASEINMLAHRLSRISETDRRTRDFTLNELTRALVEYVALFPVYRTYVTRRREVDARDRAYVEATIARARRRSPVVDPSIYDFLRDVLLQRYPEGLPDAARAAWLEFALKLQQATGPVTAKAVEDTAFYCFVRLVSLNEVGADPDRFGTSPDELHALLAERRARFPGSLSASSTHDTKRSEDVRARISALSELPGELRAAVSRWARVNRAHVRRLEGRTAPDRRDEFLLYQTLLGTFPDGGLTPGTPAHAEYVGRIQAYMEKALREAKVHTSWTHPDEDYEGGVRGFVAGALSSRAFLRDLGALAERAARAGRISSLAQVALKLAAPGIPDVYQGTELWDLSLVDPDNRRPVDWARRARALEAIQAELARGPEARRALARRLSAPDALAGGEAKLLLLAEGLRLRRRERTLLLEGDHRPLAAEGPLAGHVVAFARTLGGRAVACAVPRLVLRLQDQGGGAPRWEGRLPLGGLAARWVDVVTGTVHRGDAPALADLFADFPVALLASE, encoded by the coding sequence GTGGGGGCGGAGAACGGGGCGGGCGCGGCGAACGCGGCGAAGGTCGAGGAGCTCCTGGGCGCGCTCGCCGAGGCGCTCGCCCGCGGCGAGGGCGTGACGCCCCGGCCGGCCTCGACGTACCGGCTGCAGCTCCACCCCGGCTTCGGCTTCGACGCCGCCGCCGCGCTGGTGCCCTACCTCGACGCGCTCGGCGTGTCCGACCTCTACCTCTCGCCGGTGCTCGCCTCGGCGCCGGGCTCCACGCACGGCTACGACGTGGTGGACCACGCGCGGCTCGACCCGGAGCTCGGGGGCGAGGAGGGCTACGCGCGGCTCGCCGCGGCCTGCCGCGCGCGCGGGATGGGCATCCTGCTCGACTACGTGCCCAACCACATGGGCATCGGCCCCTGGAACGCGTGGTGGATGGACCTGCTCGAGAACGGGCCCTCCTCGGTGCACGCCCCCGCGTTCGACGTGGACTGGACGCCGCTCAAGTCCGAGCTCGCCAACAAGGTGCTGGTGCCGGTGCTGGGCGACCAGTTCGGCCGGGTGCTGGAGCGGGGCGAGCTGCGCCTGGCGCGCGACGGCGGCGCGCTCGCGATCCGCTACTTCGACCACGCGTTCCCGGTGGCGCCGCGCTCGGTGCCGCTCGTCCTGCGGCACGGGATCGAGCGGCTGCGCGAGGCGCTCGGCCCGGAGGACCCGAGCCTGCAGGAGCTGGAGTCGATCTGCACCGCGCTCGACAAGCTGGCGCCGCGCAGCGAGACCCGGCCCGAGGCGGTGGCGGAGCGCGCGAGGGAGAAGGAGGTCGCGAAGCGGCGGCTGGCCGCGCTCTACGACGCGAGCCCGGCGGTGCGGGCCTTCGTGGACGAGAACGTGGCCGCCTTCAACGGCACGCCCGGCGACCCGCGCAGCTTCGACCTCCTCCAGCGCCTGCTCGACGCGCAGGCCTACCGGCTCGCCTTCTGGCGGGTGGCGGGCGAGGAGATCAACTACCGGCGCTTCTTCGACGTGAACGCGCTCGCGGCGCTGCGCATGGAGGAGCCCCGGGTGTTCGCCGAGGCGCACCGGCGGGTGCTGGCGCTCCTGCGCGACGGCGACGCCACCGGCCTGCGCATCGACCACCCCGACGGCCTCTACGCCCCGGCGGCCTACTTCCGGCGGCTGCAGGCGTGCTACCTCGCCGAGCGCGCCCGCGCCCTGGCGCGCGCGCGCGGGACGGCGCTCGAGAACGGCGCCGAGGCGCTGCTGCTGGAGCGGATCTTCGCGGCGCTGGAGGGGGGCGGGCTCCCGGCGCGGCCGCTCTACGTCGTCGCCGAGAAGGTGCTGGCGGCCGGCGAGCGGCTGCCGGAGGGCTGGGACGTGGACGGCACCACCGGCTACGAGTTCCTGGCCGCGGTGAACGGGCTGTTCGTCGATCCCGCCGCGCAGCGGGCCTTCGACGCGCTGTACGCGCGCGTGGCCGGCGGGCGGCAGGACTACCGGCGCACCGTGGAGGAGAAGAAGCGGCTGGTGATGTCGTCGTCGATGGCGAGCGAGATCAACATGCTCGCGCACCGGCTGTCGCGGATCAGCGAGACCGACCGGCGCACCCGCGACTTCACGCTGAACGAGCTCACCCGCGCGCTGGTGGAGTACGTGGCGCTGTTCCCGGTCTACCGCACCTACGTCACGCGCCGCCGCGAGGTGGACGCGCGCGACCGGGCGTACGTGGAGGCGACGATCGCCCGGGCCCGGCGGCGCAGCCCGGTGGTGGATCCGTCGATCTACGATTTCCTCCGCGACGTGCTCCTGCAGCGCTACCCGGAGGGCCTGCCCGACGCGGCGCGCGCCGCGTGGCTGGAGTTCGCCCTGAAGCTGCAGCAGGCCACCGGGCCGGTGACCGCGAAGGCCGTCGAGGACACCGCGTTCTACTGCTTCGTCCGGCTCGTCTCGCTGAACGAGGTGGGCGCCGACCCGGATCGCTTCGGCACCTCGCCGGACGAGCTGCACGCGCTGCTCGCCGAGCGGCGCGCGCGCTTCCCGGGCTCGCTCTCCGCCAGCTCGACCCACGACACGAAGCGCAGCGAGGACGTCCGGGCGCGGATCTCGGCGCTGTCCGAGCTGCCGGGCGAGCTGCGGGCCGCGGTGTCGCGCTGGGCCCGGGTCAACCGCGCCCACGTCCGCCGCCTGGAGGGCCGCACCGCGCCGGACCGGCGCGACGAGTTCCTGCTGTACCAGACGCTGCTCGGCACCTTCCCCGACGGCGGCCTCACCCCGGGCACGCCCGCGCACGCCGAGTACGTGGGCCGGATCCAGGCCTACATGGAGAAGGCGCTCCGGGAGGCGAAGGTCCACACCAGCTGGACGCATCCGGACGAGGACTACGAGGGCGGCGTGCGCGGCTTCGTGGCGGGCGCGCTGTCCTCGCGCGCGTTCCTGCGCGACCTCGGCGCGCTGGCGGAGCGGGCGGCGCGGGCCGGGCGGATCTCGTCGCTCGCGCAGGTGGCGCTGAAGCTGGCGGCCCCCGGGATCCCCGACGTCTACCAGGGCACCGAGCTGTGGGACCTCTCGCTCGTCGATCCCGACAACCGGCGGCCGGTGGACTGGGCCCGCCGGGCGCGCGCGCTCGAGGCCATCCAGGCCGAGCTCGCGCGCGGGCCGGAGGCGCGCCGCGCGCTGGCCCGCCGCCTCTCCGCGCCGGACGCGCTCGCCGGCGGCGAGGCGAAGCTGCTCCTGCTCGCGGAGGGGCTCCGGCTGCGCCGCCGCGAGCGCACGCTGCTCCTCGAGGGCGACCACCGCCCGCTCGCGGCGGAGGGACCGCTGGCGGGGCACGTGGTCGCCTTCGCGCGCACGCTCGGCGGCCGGGCGGTGGCGTGCGCGGTGCCGCGGCTGGTGCTCCGGCTGCAGGACCAGGGCGGCGGCGCGCCGCGGTGGGAGGGGCGGCTCCCCCTCGGCGGGCTCGCGGCCCGGTGGGTGGACGTGGTAACCGGCACCGTGCACCGCGGGGACGCGCCGGCGCTCGCCGACCTGTTCGCGGACTTCCCGGTCGCGCTGCTCGCCTCGGAGTGA